A window of Clostridiaceae bacterium genomic DNA:
AGCATCCATAATCATAACCGCGCCTATCGGAGCACTGCTTATTGACAGAACATATAAGAAACTCCTGTCAAAATAACGTAAGGTATGAAAATGGGCCCAGGACATCAATCCAAGCGGCTCGTGCCATGTGGAGTGCTTATTATTGATATCCTGTAAGATATAATATTACATATAGCCAATACATGGTCGCATATTTTACTTATAATTTGTGAAAGGATGTTTTAAATGGAGATACTGGATGTTGTTGATGAATGCGGCAATCCGACAGGAGAAACAGTCGAACGAGAAAAAGCTCATGAGGAAGGTATTATGCATAGGACATCTCATGTATGGGTTCTCAGAAAGAACCAGGATAAGGTTCAGATTCTGCTTCAGAAAAGAAGTGAGACCAAAGAATCTTTTCCGGGCTGTTATGACATTTCAAGTGCGGGGCATATTACTGCAGGAATGAATTTTGTCGAATCTGCCATAAGAGAGTTGCAAGAGGAACTTGGCATTTCAGCTTCTGATGATGAACTTCTATACTGTGGAGACAGAATTGTAATCTGGGATGATTGTTTCTGTGGGAAACCTTTTCATGACAGGCAGTTTACGCGAGTATTCATTTTGTGGCGTGATATGGACGAGGAAGAATTTTTACTTCAAAAAGAAGAGGTCGATAGTGTACTTTGGATGGATCTGGACGAGTGCATTGCAGCAGTCGAGAAGGATCAAATAAAGCACTGCATTTATCCTGGAGAGCTGAAAATGGTAAAGGATGCATGCGAATGAAAGTTAATGATACCAACCAATCTCTGGCTCTCAGAATATATTACTGCTTATAAGTGATAGGTTTATGAGTTACTAATGTATTGAAATGAATGAAACTCCCAGACATTGATCCTTCCCCTCGGCTGTTCTGCCTGAGGTGATAA
This region includes:
- a CDS encoding NUDIX domain-containing protein, which produces MEILDVVDECGNPTGETVEREKAHEEGIMHRTSHVWVLRKNQDKVQILLQKRSETKESFPGCYDISSAGHITAGMNFVESAIRELQEELGISASDDELLYCGDRIVIWDDCFCGKPFHDRQFTRVFILWRDMDEEEFLLQKEEVDSVLWMDLDECIAAVEKDQIKHCIYPGELKMVKDACE